The following coding sequences are from one Myxococcus stipitatus window:
- a CDS encoding tetratricopeptide repeat protein, whose translation MHRHDLPSRLGALLLVVGLVAPPGLAHTLFPPPALSQLGPASPEITRAREQIDNGEFEEARRTLQAGLDAPDVTDDQLVELYRLLGLTALYLGDENQAREAYEKLLQARPDYELPRTAPPKLRALYARIKDDIRSRRVRPVTLDVDPIPDARGSAPLEVVATIQELALGARARLFYRRAGDQAYNSVDFVKDRNDKERFLAVVPAYDVPAESEPYEVEYYFEVADAAQRRLAGRGDSFQPLMFQVLPLQQAAVADAEGSSGRPWYKSPWLWVAVGAVAIGGTAGVVALSSSEDRGRVPITIRVDPSQP comes from the coding sequence ATGCACAGGCACGATTTGCCGTCGCGGCTGGGGGCCCTCCTCCTGGTGGTGGGCCTTGTGGCGCCCCCTGGTCTGGCCCACACCCTCTTTCCGCCGCCCGCCCTCTCGCAGCTCGGGCCGGCGAGCCCCGAAATCACCCGCGCCCGCGAGCAGATCGACAACGGCGAGTTCGAGGAGGCCCGGCGCACGCTCCAGGCCGGGCTCGACGCGCCGGACGTCACGGATGATCAGCTCGTGGAGCTCTACCGCCTGCTGGGCCTGACCGCCCTGTACCTGGGCGACGAGAACCAGGCCCGCGAGGCCTACGAGAAGCTGCTCCAGGCCCGGCCGGACTACGAGCTGCCGCGCACCGCGCCGCCGAAGCTGCGCGCGCTCTACGCCCGCATCAAGGACGACATCCGCAGCCGCCGGGTGCGCCCCGTCACGCTGGACGTGGACCCCATCCCCGACGCCCGGGGCAGCGCGCCGCTGGAGGTGGTGGCCACCATCCAGGAGCTGGCGCTGGGCGCCCGCGCGCGGCTGTTCTACCGACGCGCCGGGGACCAGGCCTACAACTCCGTGGACTTCGTGAAGGACCGCAACGACAAGGAGCGGTTCCTCGCGGTGGTGCCCGCGTACGACGTGCCCGCCGAGTCGGAGCCCTACGAGGTCGAGTACTACTTCGAGGTCGCGGACGCGGCGCAGCGCCGGCTGGCCGGGCGCGGTGACTCGTTCCAGCCCCTCATGTTCCAGGTGCTGCCGCTGCAACAGGCGGCCGTCGCGGACGCGGAGGGCTCCTCCGGGCGCCCCTGGTACAAGAGCCCCTGGCTGTGGGTGGCCGTGGGCGCGGTGGCCATCGGCGGCACCGCGGGCGTGGTGGCCCTCTCCTCCTCCGAGGACCGGGGCCGCGTCCCCATCACCATCCGCGTGGACCCCTCCCAGCCATGA
- a CDS encoding YceD family protein, with the protein MLVKVEQIHETGLKLDEPVGLELLGAALSGSEGGQDTGFRAVRPSQLKASLRKVSGGVLLEGRFTVDVTSPCKRCLKDVELSVPVSFTLNLVPESLVRGDDFDDADDEGSMEKKERQQGESGGSFELGDADQEVFDGKTIDLDPILREQLLLALPMNAVCKDDCKGLCPQCGINRNEATCQCDTKPVDPRLAPLKNIKLSN; encoded by the coding sequence ATGCTCGTAAAGGTTGAACAAATCCATGAGACGGGGCTGAAGCTGGACGAGCCCGTCGGTCTCGAGCTGCTGGGCGCCGCGCTGTCGGGGTCGGAGGGCGGCCAGGACACCGGTTTCCGGGCCGTGCGTCCGTCCCAGCTCAAGGCGTCGCTGCGCAAGGTGAGCGGCGGCGTATTGCTGGAGGGGCGCTTCACGGTGGACGTGACGAGTCCGTGCAAGCGCTGCCTCAAGGACGTGGAGCTGTCGGTGCCCGTGTCCTTCACCCTGAACCTGGTGCCCGAATCGCTGGTCCGCGGCGACGACTTCGACGACGCGGACGACGAGGGCTCCATGGAGAAGAAGGAGCGTCAGCAGGGCGAGTCCGGCGGCTCGTTCGAGCTGGGCGACGCGGACCAGGAGGTCTTCGACGGGAAGACCATCGACCTGGACCCCATCCTCCGGGAGCAGCTCCTGCTCGCGTTGCCGATGAACGCGGTCTGCAAGGACGACTGCAAGGGGCTGTGTCCCCAGTGCGGCATCAACCGCAACGAGGCGACGTGCCAGTGCGACACGAAGCCGGTGGACCCCCGGCTGGCGCCGCTGAAGAACATCAAGCTGAGCAATTGA
- the rpmF gene encoding 50S ribosomal protein L32: MGVPKKRTSKMRRDRRRAANNNLRTAVQVTKCPNCKEPVMPHRACASCGQYKGRELLPQAEA; the protein is encoded by the coding sequence GTGGGTGTCCCCAAGAAGCGTACTTCCAAGATGCGTCGTGACCGCCGCCGCGCGGCGAACAACAACCTGCGCACCGCCGTGCAGGTGACCAAGTGCCCGAACTGCAAGGAGCCGGTGATGCCGCACCGCGCCTGCGCCTCCTGCGGGCAGTACAAGGGCCGCGAGCTGCTGCCCCAGGCCGAGGCCTGA
- the plsX gene encoding phosphate acyltransferase PlsX: MRLVLDAMGGDLAPDAPVEGAVLFARAHPDHEVILVGDTVRVGPLLGRARPPANLRLHHASEVVEMDDHASTAFRRKRDSSLRVGFELVQDGQGDALVSAGNSGAVMAGALLTLGRLPGVERPAIATLFPALKGGGRCLLLDAGANVDCKPSHLAQFAVLGEAYVRVRLGVARPRVAVLSNGEEPSKGTPLTREASDLLRQSDLDFAGYVEGKDLFSGDVQVVVTDGFTGNVVLKTSEGVGMGVIGLLRQAIEKRGGLSEKLGALLLQKALAGLRRVVDYAEYGGAPLLGIRGVGIVAHGRSSPRAIHNALGAALAAAQGGLQEELTRCIERAGAWLPTHQRGKRATDEVVSD, encoded by the coding sequence ATGAGGCTGGTGTTGGACGCGATGGGGGGCGACCTCGCCCCGGACGCGCCGGTGGAGGGCGCCGTGCTCTTCGCCCGGGCCCACCCGGATCACGAGGTCATCCTCGTGGGGGACACGGTCCGGGTCGGCCCGCTGCTGGGCAGGGCCCGGCCCCCCGCCAACCTGCGGCTCCACCACGCCTCGGAGGTGGTGGAGATGGACGACCACGCCTCCACCGCCTTCCGGCGCAAGCGCGACTCGTCGCTGCGCGTGGGCTTCGAGCTGGTGCAGGACGGACAGGGCGACGCGCTGGTCTCCGCCGGCAACTCCGGCGCCGTCATGGCCGGAGCGCTGCTCACCCTGGGGCGCCTGCCGGGCGTGGAGCGGCCCGCCATCGCCACGCTCTTCCCCGCACTCAAGGGGGGAGGGCGGTGCCTGCTGCTGGACGCGGGGGCGAACGTGGACTGCAAGCCGTCGCACCTGGCCCAGTTCGCCGTGCTGGGCGAGGCCTACGTGCGCGTGCGCCTGGGCGTGGCCCGGCCCCGGGTGGCGGTGCTCTCCAATGGAGAGGAGCCGTCGAAGGGGACGCCCCTGACGCGGGAGGCGAGCGACCTGTTGCGCCAGTCCGACCTGGACTTCGCCGGCTACGTGGAGGGCAAGGACCTGTTCTCCGGCGACGTGCAGGTGGTGGTGACGGACGGCTTCACCGGGAATGTCGTCCTGAAGACATCCGAGGGCGTGGGCATGGGCGTCATCGGCCTGTTGCGTCAGGCCATCGAGAAGCGCGGTGGCCTGTCGGAGAAGCTGGGGGCGCTGCTGCTCCAGAAGGCCCTGGCGGGCCTGCGCCGCGTGGTGGACTACGCCGAGTACGGCGGGGCGCCGCTGCTCGGGATTCGAGGGGTGGGCATCGTGGCCCATGGCCGCTCCTCGCCCCGGGCCATTCACAACGCGCTGGGGGCCGCGCTCGCGGCCGCGCAGGGGGGGCTCCAGGAGGAGCTGACGCGTTGCATTGAAAGGGCCGGCGCCTGGCTTCCTACCCACCAGAGGGGAAAAAGGGCGACAGACGAGGTTGTTTCCGATTAG
- the fabD gene encoding ACP S-malonyltransferase encodes MAKVAFVFPGQGSQAVGMGKDLFEKFPEARAVFEAVDDALGEKLSNLCFEGPEDALKLTANTQPAILTVSVAAHAVFSKRGPAAAFVAGHSLGEYSALVAAGALQLGDAARAVRARGTFMQEAVPAGVGAMAAVLGLEPAKVKAACDAAAEGQVVSPANYNSPEQTVIAGDAAAVERAGAKCKEAGAKRVMPLPVSAPFHCALMEPVKPRLAAVLGGVNVVAPAVPVVTNVEARPNADAARVVPLLLEQVSAPVRWIECVEALKAEGVTRVVELGPGKVLCGLVKRITKDIETFNVEDAASLEKVLAALG; translated from the coding sequence ATGGCGAAGGTCGCATTCGTGTTTCCCGGGCAGGGCAGTCAGGCCGTGGGGATGGGCAAGGACCTCTTCGAGAAGTTCCCCGAGGCCCGCGCCGTCTTCGAGGCCGTCGATGACGCGCTCGGGGAGAAGCTCTCCAACCTTTGCTTCGAGGGTCCAGAAGACGCGCTGAAGCTGACGGCGAACACGCAGCCGGCCATCCTCACGGTGTCCGTGGCGGCGCACGCGGTCTTCTCCAAGCGGGGGCCGGCGGCGGCGTTCGTGGCGGGGCACTCGCTGGGCGAGTACTCGGCGCTGGTGGCGGCGGGGGCGCTGCAACTGGGCGACGCGGCCCGGGCGGTGCGGGCGCGCGGCACCTTCATGCAGGAGGCGGTGCCCGCGGGCGTGGGCGCCATGGCGGCGGTGCTGGGGCTGGAGCCGGCGAAGGTGAAGGCGGCGTGCGACGCCGCGGCCGAGGGCCAGGTCGTCTCGCCGGCGAACTACAACTCGCCCGAGCAGACGGTGATCGCCGGCGACGCGGCGGCGGTGGAGCGCGCCGGGGCGAAGTGCAAGGAGGCGGGCGCCAAGCGTGTCATGCCCCTGCCGGTGTCCGCGCCCTTCCACTGCGCGCTGATGGAGCCGGTGAAGCCCCGGCTGGCGGCGGTGCTGGGCGGGGTGAACGTGGTCGCGCCCGCCGTGCCGGTGGTGACCAACGTGGAGGCCCGGCCCAACGCGGACGCGGCGCGGGTGGTGCCGCTCCTGCTGGAGCAGGTGAGCGCGCCGGTGCGGTGGATCGAATGCGTGGAGGCGCTGAAGGCCGAGGGCGTCACGCGCGTGGTGGAGCTGGGGCCGGGCAAGGTGCTGTGCGGCCTGGTCAAGCGCATCACCAAGGACATCGAAACCTTCAACGTCGAGGACGCCGCGAGCCTGGAGAAGGTGCTCGCGGCGCTGGGGTGA
- the fabG gene encoding 3-oxoacyl-[acyl-carrier-protein] reductase gives MSFKDKVVLVTGGSRGIGRAIAVAFAKAGASTIVISYAGNEAAAQETVGLLQAAGAKAEALKFDVSDATACAAAIEGVVKAHGRLDVLVNNAGLAVDGLVMRVKDDDWDKQLDTNLKGAFALIRAASRPMMKQRAGAIVNVTSVVGEMGNVGQAAYSASKAGLIGLTKSVARELSSRNIRVNAVSPGFIGTDMTSHLSDELRQKMMEGIPLGRLGNPEEVAQAVLFLSGDASSYITGEVLRVNGGMYM, from the coding sequence ATGAGCTTCAAGGACAAGGTCGTGCTCGTGACGGGCGGCTCGCGGGGCATCGGCCGGGCCATCGCGGTGGCCTTCGCCAAGGCGGGCGCCTCCACCATCGTCATCAGCTATGCGGGCAACGAGGCGGCGGCCCAGGAGACGGTGGGCCTGCTCCAGGCGGCGGGCGCCAAGGCGGAGGCGCTGAAGTTCGACGTGTCGGACGCCACCGCCTGCGCCGCCGCCATCGAGGGGGTCGTCAAGGCGCACGGGCGGCTGGACGTGCTCGTCAACAACGCGGGCCTGGCGGTGGACGGCCTGGTCATGCGCGTGAAGGACGACGACTGGGACAAGCAGCTGGACACCAACCTGAAGGGGGCCTTCGCCCTCATCCGCGCCGCCAGCCGTCCGATGATGAAGCAGCGCGCGGGCGCCATCGTCAACGTCACCTCCGTCGTGGGGGAGATGGGCAACGTGGGACAGGCGGCCTACTCGGCCTCCAAAGCGGGCCTCATCGGGTTGACCAAGTCGGTGGCCCGGGAGCTGTCCAGCCGCAACATCCGGGTCAACGCCGTGTCGCCGGGCTTCATCGGGACGGACATGACGTCCCACCTGAGCGACGAGCTGCGCCAGAAGATGATGGAGGGCATCCCCCTGGGGCGCCTGGGCAACCCGGAGGAGGTGGCCCAGGCCGTCCTCTTCCTTTCGGGTGACGCTTCCTCCTACATCACCGGCGAGGTCCTTCGGGTCAACGGCGGCATGTACATGTAA
- the acpP gene encoding acyl carrier protein: MSTSAIETKVKGIIADQLGVGEDEIRPESSFIEDLGADSLDIVELVMAMEEEFEVEIPDEEAENIKTVGDAINYITTHKK; the protein is encoded by the coding sequence ATGTCGACGTCCGCAATTGAGACCAAGGTCAAGGGCATCATCGCCGATCAGCTCGGGGTGGGAGAGGATGAGATTCGCCCCGAGTCGTCCTTCATCGAGGACCTTGGCGCCGACAGCCTCGACATCGTGGAGCTCGTGATGGCGATGGAAGAGGAGTTCGAGGTCGAGATCCCCGACGAGGAGGCCGAGAACATCAAGACCGTCGGCGACGCCATCAACTACATCACCACCCACAAGAAGTAG
- the fabF gene encoding beta-ketoacyl-ACP synthase II, whose product MSHRRVVITGTGLISALGTGTEKNWQTLLAGKSGISPITRFDTGKLDTRIAGEVKDFEAEKFIDRREVRRMDLYAQYALAAAEMAVKESGLPIGPDVPHGYTPEKVGVIVGSGIGGIASLEEQHRKGLEKGFDRLSPFFIIQMIINMAPGLISMKYNCKGPNWAPVSACATSAHAIGEAWKSIKLGETDAAIAGGAEAAITPLGVGGFSVMKALSTRNDDPTAASRPFDKDRDGFVMGEGAGILVLEELEAAKKRGARILAELVGYGANSDAYHVTQPAPEGEGAARCMRLALESAGMRPDQVGYINAHGTSTPFNDANETKAIKAVFGDHARKLAVSSTKSMTGHMLGAAGGYEGVVSALVLSRNALPPTINQTSPDPDCDLDYVPNQAREARVDAVMSNSFGFGGTNAVLLFKRF is encoded by the coding sequence GTGTCACACCGTCGAGTCGTCATCACCGGTACCGGGCTCATCTCGGCACTGGGCACAGGCACCGAGAAGAACTGGCAGACGTTGCTTGCCGGTAAGTCGGGTATCTCACCCATCACCCGCTTCGACACCGGGAAGCTCGACACGCGAATCGCCGGCGAGGTGAAGGATTTCGAGGCGGAGAAGTTCATCGACCGGCGCGAGGTGCGCCGGATGGACCTCTATGCCCAATACGCCCTGGCCGCCGCGGAGATGGCGGTGAAGGAGTCGGGGCTGCCCATCGGACCGGACGTGCCCCATGGATACACGCCGGAGAAGGTGGGCGTCATCGTGGGGTCGGGCATCGGCGGTATCGCCTCCCTCGAGGAGCAGCACCGCAAGGGCCTGGAGAAGGGGTTCGACCGGCTGTCGCCCTTCTTCATCATCCAGATGATCATCAACATGGCCCCCGGCCTCATCTCGATGAAGTACAACTGCAAGGGGCCCAACTGGGCGCCCGTCTCCGCCTGCGCGACCAGCGCCCACGCCATCGGCGAGGCCTGGAAGTCCATCAAGCTGGGAGAGACGGACGCGGCCATCGCCGGTGGGGCGGAGGCGGCCATCACCCCGCTGGGCGTGGGTGGCTTCTCCGTCATGAAGGCGCTGTCCACGCGCAACGACGACCCGACGGCGGCCAGCCGGCCCTTCGACAAGGACCGTGACGGCTTCGTCATGGGCGAGGGCGCGGGCATCCTGGTCCTCGAGGAGCTGGAGGCGGCCAAGAAGCGCGGCGCCCGCATCCTCGCGGAGCTGGTGGGCTACGGGGCCAATTCGGACGCGTACCACGTGACGCAGCCGGCGCCGGAGGGCGAGGGCGCGGCGCGGTGCATGCGCCTGGCGCTGGAGTCCGCGGGCATGCGGCCGGACCAGGTGGGCTACATCAACGCGCACGGCACCTCCACGCCGTTCAACGACGCGAACGAGACCAAGGCCATCAAGGCGGTGTTCGGCGACCACGCGCGCAAGCTGGCCGTGTCGTCGACCAAGTCCATGACGGGCCACATGCTCGGCGCGGCGGGGGGCTACGAGGGCGTCGTCAGCGCGCTGGTGCTCTCGCGCAACGCGCTGCCGCCCACCATCAACCAGACCTCGCCCGACCCGGACTGCGACCTGGACTACGTGCCCAACCAGGCGCGCGAGGCCCGGGTGGACGCGGTGATGAGCAACTCCTTCGGATTCGGCGGCACCAACGCGGTGTTGCTGTTCAAGCGGTTCTAG
- the rpiB gene encoding ribose 5-phosphate isomerase B, with protein sequence MKVILASDHAGLELRQELVSALKERGVSHEDVGPVTRDSVDYPDFAARVSRAVASGEATLGVLVCGTGIGMSIVANKHRGVRAALCTTEFEARMARAHNDANVLCLGQRVVGAGVGRAILEAFLATPFEGGRHERRVQMIREAESQG encoded by the coding sequence GTGAAAGTCATCCTCGCTTCCGACCACGCGGGCCTGGAGCTCCGCCAGGAGCTCGTGTCCGCGCTGAAGGAGCGTGGCGTGTCCCACGAGGACGTGGGGCCCGTCACGCGGGACTCGGTGGACTATCCGGACTTCGCCGCTCGCGTGTCGCGGGCGGTGGCCTCCGGCGAGGCGACGCTGGGCGTGCTGGTGTGCGGGACGGGCATCGGCATGAGCATCGTCGCCAACAAGCACCGGGGCGTGCGTGCGGCCCTGTGCACCACGGAGTTCGAGGCCCGCATGGCGCGGGCCCACAATGACGCCAACGTGCTGTGCCTGGGCCAGCGCGTGGTGGGGGCCGGCGTGGGCCGGGCCATCCTGGAGGCGTTCCTCGCCACGCCCTTCGAGGGCGGGCGCCACGAGCGCCGCGTGCAGATGATTCGCGAGGCCGAGTCCCAGGGCTAG
- the glyA gene encoding serine hydroxymethyltransferase gives MENTRTLAEVDPEIASTIRHETQRQEEGLELIASENFVSPAVLEAVGSVLTNKYAEGYPGKRYYGGCEVVDVVENLALARAKELFGADFVNVQAHSGSQANMGAYMALMKPGDTMLSLDLNSGGHLTHGAAFNFSGKLYKVVHYGLSRDTETIDFAQVQALAQEHKPKVIVVGASAYPRTLDFAKFREIADAVGAAVMVDMAHIAGLVAAGVHPSPVPFADIVTTTTHKTLRGPRGGMVMGRDAYAKSINSQIFPGIQGGPLMHVIAGKAVAFREALTPEFKAYQRQIVANAQALAEALKKAGLRLTSGGTDNHLMLVDLRPKQLTGKVAEGVLDKAGITVNKNMIPFDPEKPMVTSGVRVGTPALTTRGMREADMAVVGRLIGEALDHAQDDAALARIKGQVKELAQGFPLYASRLK, from the coding sequence ATGGAGAACACCCGCACCCTCGCCGAGGTGGACCCGGAGATCGCCAGCACCATCCGGCACGAGACGCAGCGGCAGGAAGAGGGCCTGGAGCTGATCGCCTCCGAGAACTTCGTCAGCCCCGCGGTGCTGGAGGCGGTGGGCTCCGTGCTCACCAACAAGTACGCGGAGGGCTACCCCGGCAAGCGCTACTACGGCGGCTGCGAGGTGGTGGACGTGGTGGAGAACCTGGCGCTCGCCCGCGCGAAGGAGCTGTTCGGCGCGGACTTCGTCAACGTCCAGGCCCACTCCGGCAGCCAGGCGAACATGGGCGCGTACATGGCGCTCATGAAGCCGGGTGACACCATGCTGTCGCTGGACCTCAACTCCGGCGGCCACCTCACCCACGGCGCGGCCTTCAACTTCTCCGGCAAGCTCTACAAGGTCGTCCACTACGGCCTGTCGCGCGACACGGAGACCATCGACTTCGCGCAGGTGCAGGCGCTGGCCCAGGAGCACAAGCCCAAGGTCATCGTCGTGGGCGCCAGCGCCTACCCGCGCACGCTCGACTTCGCGAAGTTCCGGGAGATCGCCGACGCGGTGGGCGCGGCGGTGATGGTGGACATGGCGCACATCGCGGGCCTGGTGGCCGCGGGCGTGCACCCCTCGCCGGTGCCCTTCGCGGACATCGTCACCACCACGACGCACAAGACGCTGCGCGGCCCGCGCGGCGGCATGGTGATGGGGCGCGACGCGTACGCCAAGTCCATCAACAGCCAGATCTTCCCCGGCATCCAGGGCGGCCCGCTGATGCACGTCATCGCCGGCAAGGCGGTGGCCTTCCGCGAGGCGCTGACGCCGGAGTTCAAGGCGTACCAGCGGCAGATCGTCGCCAACGCGCAGGCGCTGGCGGAGGCGCTGAAGAAGGCGGGCCTGCGGCTGACGTCGGGCGGCACCGACAACCACCTGATGCTGGTGGACCTGCGCCCCAAGCAGCTCACGGGCAAGGTGGCCGAGGGCGTGCTCGACAAGGCCGGCATCACCGTGAACAAGAACATGATTCCGTTCGACCCGGAGAAGCCCATGGTGACCTCCGGCGTGCGCGTGGGCACGCCCGCGCTCACCACGCGCGGCATGCGCGAGGCGGACATGGCGGTGGTGGGCAGGCTCATCGGCGAGGCGCTGGACCATGCGCAGGACGACGCGGCGCTCGCGCGCATCAAGGGGCAGGTGAAGGAGCTGGCCCAGGGCTTCCCGCTGTACGCCTCGCGGCTGAAGTAG
- the nrdR gene encoding transcriptional regulator NrdR codes for MRCPFCQDAENKVIDSRESHEGSVIRRRRECLACKRRFTTYERVEELYPLIVKKDGRREAFDREKIVSGLKKACEKRPVSADQLEETVVAIERLLQGTGEKEMASSVIGEEVMRRLQQLDEVAYVRFASVYRSFRDISEFMHELKDLLEDQERERKAKPPLSPGRGG; via the coding sequence ATGCGTTGCCCCTTCTGCCAGGACGCCGAGAACAAGGTCATCGACTCGCGCGAGTCGCACGAGGGGTCCGTCATCCGCCGGCGCCGTGAGTGCCTCGCGTGCAAGCGCCGCTTCACGACGTACGAGCGGGTGGAGGAGCTCTACCCGCTCATCGTGAAGAAGGACGGGCGGCGCGAGGCGTTCGACCGGGAGAAGATCGTCAGCGGCCTGAAGAAGGCCTGCGAGAAGCGGCCGGTGTCCGCCGACCAGCTCGAGGAGACGGTGGTCGCCATCGAGCGGCTCCTGCAGGGCACCGGCGAGAAGGAGATGGCCTCGTCGGTCATCGGCGAGGAGGTCATGCGCCGGCTGCAGCAGCTGGACGAGGTGGCCTACGTGCGCTTCGCGTCCGTGTACCGCAGCTTCCGGGACATCTCCGAGTTCATGCACGAGCTGAAGGACCTGCTTGAGGACCAGGAGCGGGAGCGCAAGGCGAAGCCCCCGCTGTCACCGGGCCGGGGCGGCTGA
- the ribD gene encoding bifunctional diaminohydroxyphosphoribosylaminopyrimidine deaminase/5-amino-6-(5-phosphoribosylamino)uracil reductase RibD, protein MRLLTRARLEATRAPRAKRAADFDRAVAEFFMRIALEEAAKGLGRTSPNPVVGAVLVKGGRIIARGYHKKAGTAHAEVVALEAAGARARGADLYSTLEPCDHYGRTPPCSMAIIEAGVRRVICGSADPNPKVSGKGVARMRRAGLKVVTGVLQEEADQLNRPFFKAIRTGLPWVTLKAAATLDGKLATATGDSRWVTGEKARAWVHRLRDSVDAILVGANTVRHDDPKLTTRLPGGGGKDPLRVVVDSHLRLSPGYTVFTQKSPARTIVATLEDPEGRKARRFLAQGVEVWQVREKKGRVDLKAVLRRLNMEGLNHVLVEGGAQMYGSFLRERLADELVLFLAPKLLGREGLSWAGDLGVKEMAQALSVKDLTFEQVGQDVLLRSLL, encoded by the coding sequence ATGCGGCTGCTGACGCGGGCGAGGTTGGAGGCCACCCGGGCTCCCCGGGCGAAGCGGGCGGCGGACTTCGACCGCGCGGTGGCCGAGTTCTTCATGCGCATCGCGCTGGAGGAGGCGGCCAAGGGCCTGGGCCGCACCAGCCCCAACCCGGTGGTGGGCGCGGTGCTGGTGAAGGGCGGCCGCATCATCGCGCGCGGCTACCACAAGAAGGCCGGTACGGCGCACGCGGAGGTGGTGGCCCTGGAGGCCGCCGGCGCGCGCGCCCGGGGCGCGGACCTCTACTCGACGCTGGAGCCGTGCGACCACTACGGCCGCACCCCCCCGTGCAGCATGGCCATCATCGAGGCCGGCGTGCGGCGGGTCATCTGCGGTTCGGCGGACCCCAACCCCAAGGTGAGCGGCAAGGGCGTGGCCCGGATGCGGCGCGCCGGGCTGAAGGTGGTGACGGGCGTCCTCCAGGAGGAGGCGGACCAGCTCAACCGGCCCTTCTTCAAGGCCATCCGCACGGGCCTGCCCTGGGTGACCCTGAAGGCCGCGGCGACGCTGGACGGCAAGCTGGCCACGGCGACGGGGGACTCGCGCTGGGTGACGGGCGAGAAGGCCCGCGCCTGGGTCCACCGCCTGCGCGACTCCGTGGACGCCATCCTCGTGGGCGCCAACACCGTGCGCCACGACGACCCCAAGCTCACCACGCGGCTTCCGGGCGGCGGCGGCAAGGACCCGCTGCGCGTGGTGGTGGACAGCCACCTGCGGCTGTCGCCGGGCTACACCGTCTTCACCCAGAAGAGCCCCGCGCGCACCATCGTCGCCACCCTCGAGGACCCGGAGGGCCGCAAGGCCCGGCGCTTCCTCGCCCAGGGCGTGGAGGTGTGGCAGGTGCGCGAGAAGAAGGGCCGGGTGGACCTCAAGGCCGTGCTGCGCCGGCTGAACATGGAGGGCCTGAACCACGTGCTCGTCGAGGGCGGGGCGCAGATGTACGGCTCCTTCCTGCGCGAGCGCCTGGCGGACGAGCTGGTCCTGTTCCTGGCCCCCAAGCTGCTGGGCCGCGAGGGCCTGTCCTGGGCGGGCGACCTGGGCGTGAAGGAGATGGCCCAGGCCCTGTCCGTCAAGGACCTGACCTTCGAGCAGGTGGGACAGGACGTCCTGCTCCGCTCCCTGCTGTAG
- a CDS encoding riboflavin synthase — protein MFTGLIQDIGHVERVIPGGMTDLWIRTSLGASSFALGESIAVDGACLTVVERAGEAFRVQAAPETLRRTTLDAVRPGDRVNLERALALGDRLGGHLVSGHVDQVSQVLETYPEGGSWVMVFGLPAELAPYFIEKGSVAIDGISLTVNSVGADRFGVQLIPETQERTTLRAKQVGARVNLEADPIGKYVARLFLLQRGQGGVPGGSGLTEAAVRAAGFGTP, from the coding sequence ATGTTCACCGGACTCATTCAGGACATTGGCCACGTGGAGCGCGTCATCCCCGGGGGGATGACGGACCTGTGGATTCGCACGTCCCTGGGCGCCTCGTCCTTCGCGCTGGGCGAGTCCATCGCCGTGGATGGCGCCTGCCTCACGGTGGTGGAGCGCGCGGGGGAGGCGTTCCGGGTCCAGGCCGCGCCGGAGACGCTGCGGCGCACGACGCTGGACGCGGTGCGGCCGGGCGACCGGGTCAACCTGGAGCGGGCGCTGGCGCTGGGGGACCGGCTGGGCGGGCACCTGGTCTCCGGGCACGTGGACCAGGTCAGCCAGGTGCTGGAGACCTACCCGGAGGGCGGCTCGTGGGTGATGGTGTTCGGCCTGCCGGCGGAGCTGGCGCCCTACTTCATCGAGAAGGGCTCGGTGGCCATCGACGGCATCAGCCTCACCGTCAACTCCGTGGGGGCGGACCGCTTCGGCGTGCAGCTCATCCCGGAGACCCAGGAGCGCACCACGCTGCGGGCCAAGCAGGTGGGGGCCCGGGTGAACCTGGAGGCGGACCCCATTGGCAAGTACGTGGCCCGGCTGTTCCTGCTCCAGCGGGGGCAGGGGGGCGTCCCGGGAGGGAGCGGGCTGACGGAGGCGGCTGTCCGGGCGGCGGGCTTCGGAACGCCGTAG